In the Augochlora pura isolate Apur16 chromosome 7, APUR_v2.2.1, whole genome shotgun sequence genome, tatctatttataagtAACACGTTCATTGAAAAACTTATTTAGTACGCTTCcgattgattaaaatattaaaagactagaataattgtacttttttcttttttattgcattgttACAAgcttttatagaaaattatactttgtGCAATggcttcttttcttcttcttccattGTGACAATTTGAAAATCTTTCATCTAAAAATTCCGTTGTTTTAAACATAATGATTTTTCATGCTTCCATGTAATtaggaatcatttatttattatactcaCTTTAATCTGAGcgtacaaaataattccaacTAATGTTGATGTTATACCAATTACTTGATTTATGGCTAatgtttcatgaaaaattaacgatCCTCCTAGAAGTAACAAACAAAACTTTGAATGTCCAACCATGTTGTAACTGTAAAAATTGCCAATAAGGAATAACAATGTATTTAGAAGTCGTctgttttatgtaatattagaAAAGGATACGTTAATGGTGAAGTTTTTCCTATTATCCAATAGGAagttaaattaacaaaaaatgcTACAACGCCTGATAGTACAACCATAatctggaaataaaatatgcagtcttcttcttctttgatATTCTATGATAGTATTGTTAAACATTAACATACTAGGTCTAGAGATGACCAGCTTTTTGCAAATGTTTGCTCCACAGGCTCTAGGAATGGTATAACAAGAACTAACAGAATAGCAGA is a window encoding:
- the LOC144472268 gene encoding solute carrier family 35 member E3-like isoform X2, translated to MGVLVTSLYQVMLNSKQKEFDMDPMQLLYYQAPLSAILLVLVIPFLEPVEQTFAKSWSSLDLIMVVLSGVVAFFVNLTSYWIIGKTSPLTYNMVGHSKFCLLLLGGSLIFHETLAINQVIGITSTLVGIILYAQIKMKDFQIVTMEEEEKKPLHKV